The following proteins are encoded in a genomic region of Papaver somniferum cultivar HN1 unplaced genomic scaffold, ASM357369v1 unplaced-scaffold_10, whole genome shotgun sequence:
- the LOC113326389 gene encoding UPF0481 protein At3g47200-like — protein sequence MGEDKVSLLMKSWAIDVDVLDKDSQNAQWNKPSIYKLPATTTGHDNNKKSAAYFPHTVSFGPYHQDNGDHLKKMDPHKRRVLSHFLRRYDITLQKLVDSLTTTNYRWQQVDHIEEASDPKELPIHIQKEVLPVMQHLMDAYDSLDDKWRQDQDGFLKLMILDGCFMLEILQWSSVYDHHKPLSTGTASEATTSVVRRNKQKTTASALKGSVYEHCYADNDPIFRLHGKSLVSSPNDFTTVLQWHPMLLLKTLLGAALPTEPKEAIEEHLNNIILNFCGRNSQYGNQNMCPCLHVITNLHESGIKFEESTSNFHPTEIWVEGHTLKLPVVDIDDTIESKLLNLMAFERIHVGVGNDITSYVYFMDSIIDSADDVKILRTSGVLINSIGSDKAVAKLFNELSKGVTPDPENMLEKIVLKELDDHSKNQWNEWRATLSYTYFKIPWAFLSLLAAVLLLALTISQTFYSIYGYYKPRK from the exons ATGGGAGAAGACAAGGTATCATTGTTGATGAAAAGCTGGGCGATAGATGTTGATGTTTTGGATAAAGATTCTCAGAATGCGCAATGGAATAAGCCTTCTATTTACAAGTTGCCGGCGACTACCACAGGCCACGATAACAACAAAAAATCTGCTGCTTACTTTCCTCACACTGTCTCCTTTGGTCCTTACCATCAAGACAATGGTGACCATCTTAAGAAGATGGATCCTCATAAGCGCCGTGTCCTAAGTCATTTTCTAAGAAGATACGACATAACTCTCCAAAAACTTGTCGACTCGCTCACCACCACCAACTACAGATGGCAACAGGTTGATCATATTGAGGAGGCCAGCGATCCAAAAGAATTACCAATACATATTCAGAAGGAGGTATTACCTGTAATGCAACATCTCATGGATGCTTACGACTCCCTAGATGATAAGTGGCGTCAAGATCAAGATGGGTTCTTGAAGCTCATGATACTTGATGGGTGTTTCATGCTTGAAATTTTGCAGTGGTCATCGGTTTATGACCATCACAAACCACTATCAACTGGAACAGCATCAGAAGCTACAACCTCAGTAGttagaagaaacaaacaaaaaactacaGCCTCCGCCTTGAAAGGCTCAGTGTATGAGCACTGCTATGCTGACAATGACCCTATTTTCCGTCTTCACGGCAA ATcattggtatcatcacccaatgactttaccactgtactacagtggcaCCCTATGCTTCTTCTTAAGACTTTGCTTGGTGCTGCTCTACCCACTGAACCAAAG GAGGCTATCGAAGAGCATTTGAACAACATTATATTGAACTTCTGTGGACGCAATTCACAATATGGAAACCAAAATATGTGTCCATGCTTGCAC GTCATAACGAATCTTCACGAGTCTGGAATCAAGTTTGAGGAAAGTACTAGTAATTTTCACCCAACTGAAATATGGGTTGAAGGTCACACACTGAAACTTCCAGTGGTGGACATCGACGACACCATAGAATCGAAGTTACTCAACCTGATGGCATTCGAGAGGATCCACGTAGGAGTAGGGAACGACATCACGTCATACGTGTATTTCATGGACAGTATCATCGATTCCGCAGACGATGTTAAAATCCTGAGGACTAGTGGTGTATTGATCAATTCGATTGGAAGTGACAAGGCAGTGGCAAAGCTGTTTAATGAATTGTCCAAGGGCGTAACCCCAGACCCTGAGAACATGCTAGAGAAAATAGTGCTGAAAGAGCTGGATGACCACTCTAAGAATCAGTGGAACGAGTGGCGTGCAACCCTCAGTTACACCTACTTCAAGATCCCATGGGCGTTTCTCTCCCTCTTGGCTGCAGTCCTACTCTTGGCTCTCACCATATCTCAGACCTTCTATTCTATCTATGGTTATTACAAGCCTCGGAAGTAG